ATTATTTCAGAATTATCCTGAGATTGTGGGGTAATTGATACAGTTTCATTACTTGTTCCAATCTCTGCATTCCCGCTGATTTGaatattttgaataatattaTCTCCTGGAAATCCTCTATTGCTAACAACTTCCTGATTTCGTGGAGTAATTATTGGATCTTGAGTCTGTCCACCCATCGCCGGACTTTCTCTTCCGTTGTTATTCCGATCAACAATGTCAGCACCATTTCTAAGCCATTTCGCTCCTATAGGTTTTACTTGTCGCCTGAGGGGGGCTCTCAACCATGAACCGTATAGTTTAGTAATCTCGGCTTCTGGAATTTCAAATAATTTACCACAAAATTTTTTTGAATGTCCCATAATGCCACAGATGAAACAAAAGATAGGAGCATTTTCGTACTTAAAAGATATCCAGAACTAGTCGTCATTAGACTGCTTAATCTTCATTCCACGTTTGAGAGGACAAGTAACATCCAGAGCTACTCGGATTCGAAAGTATTCTCTCCATACGCCATTAAAGTTGCTTGGGCGGGATGAAATGAAGGTTCCAATGTTGTTCCCACCGATGCAAGAATACGTTCCGTCATAAAACCAACCTTAAGATCATGAATTTGAACCCACATTTCTAACTTTTTCAACTCCACACTCCTGGGATTTTCTCCATCGCTTAACCTTTTCATTATCAATGATTTCCTGTTAAACGACCAAGGGCATCCTTCCATGACCCTTTTTACGTCCACCTCATGGTAAAACTGAAAGAGATAGAGATTGATTTCCAGTTCCTTAATGTAGACTCCCCTTCCTGGCTTCCACAATGCTGCTAAAGTTTGCTGGAGAGCTTGAAAATCTACTCGTCCTTCTGTTAAGAATTTTCCGACGATGCAAAGTTTAGCGTCAAATCCAAATGTTCCTTCTTCTGCCTCTATATTTGTTTCTAATTCCAATGATAAGCCTCCCTCCTCTTCATCCTCCAATGAGATGTCGTTCATAGCTTGTACCAGAGAACTTGAGGTCGCCATTAGATAGGTTATAATAAAAGAAATGGAGACACACAATACTTGAAGACACAGAGAAAACAATCAAACCATGTCAATAGACAAATATTAAAATTAGATGATATAAAAATCACAATTCAGCCTGTATCTGTGAAATTTTAGAGTAACCGTTTTATTTGTTACGTATGTTGTATTGAGATGTAATGTGTTGTTAATTTGTTACGTGTGTTGTTAATTCTGTATCTGATCTGGATAGGTTGTCATTTATTCAAGGGTCAGGATTGAGTTACTCAGTTACTTAACTATAAGAGTTACCCACTGAATCtgcccctatatatatatatacccatACATTTTAGGAAAATCGAAATTATCCTAAAAGGCTAGAAAGATCCAAAATTCTTCTAGACAATTCTAAAACGTTCATACAGGCTGTAATAAAATAATCAAGAATTTGTTCACTTCAACATTAACGGGCTTTCATGAATATTTGACTCAATAAAAAGAGGTCCTTTTCTCCTCCCAAGACACCAAGCAGTCCCCGAGCTCATATTAGCATCATTGACATTCGAGATTTAAAGATAACATTTCGTTCTTTTAATTTAAAGTGCCTTTTAATTATATGTGTCTTGCCATTTTAGAGATTTTATTTTTGATTCTCGCCGTACAAGTTGTTACAGAGATGTATTCGCTTCTCTGTTAATTATGTATACaagatattaataaaataaatttacttGTATATGTATAAAGTCCCCCTCGGTTGTGCCCCTATGATATGTATTCCATCCAATCGAATCTTTGATgatttgatttttaattattttgggGGAGAGGCTGTACAATGTACAAAAACAAATAGTAATTTTTAACCGTAGATTGAAGAATTAGTAATTTTTGGGAATAAAAGATGTTAAATATAAAGATTTCACATCAGATATAGAAACTGAACAAATGCCTAATCCATCATTTAACATCAGGCATTTAAGTGAACCGATGTTGATTCTCTATTTTGACATCAGTTTGTTTGGATGAATTTTAATAAATGGATTATAAAGCTTGTGAGTTTCctgttttaatggataaatacctcatgATATACTCATATTTAACTAGAAATACTGTAATCTAAATTTGTTGAAAAGACATCACATCTAATCTTAAAATCGTTGTATAGGAGTTTAATAGATATCGGGTGTTAACCGATGTCAACGGCtaatgacatttaacatcacacgcaaAAATATCGGCAATTTTATTTGTATTTAGTTAAACATGTGTATACAACTACTATTATATGTGTTTGAACCCGACATAACCTTAAGGGATCAATGGAGGTATCTCAAAACTCAGTTTTCAGTCTTCCGTAACTAAATGATTATGGACACTCAGTTTTTCCATTTTTTCATATACACATTTCTATTGATTATTTCTTTCTTCCCAATTATTGAATCCGTATTTTAATCTAAATCTCACTAAAAAATACCGACAATgccatttaaaaaaaaaattaatccCAATCTGAAATCACATATTTTAAAAAATCTGGGTAAAAccctaaattaaaatcaaattatgCATTTGAATATGCAGAGATAATCAAAATAgttttatttcatttataaaaAGTCATGAATGTACCAAGTGATTTAGCACAATATGTATTTAGACAGCTAGTATTTGTAGTTCAAGGTGACCTTACAACCTGCTTGTTGCCGATTTATCTTGGGCATatataacttaaaatatttatattttattatatttttttttgaataaaaccGTACTTGCATTTAAGAAATCATATCATGATCCAATACATGAGATATAAAACTAGGAGGAGTGACAAACCACTCTCCAGAATCTGACATAGAATTGGTAGCTCGAGCTAACTCATGTGCCACCCTATTCGCAGATCGAAAACCAAACTGAATTAGCACGTGATTTATGTGCTTTAATAAATAAGTACAATCATCAACTATCGTCCCAAAAAATGAATCACCTGAAACTCCCTTACATGCCTGCACCAGAGTTTTTGAATCGATTTCAAACACACAGTTTTCATATCTTAAATTAATTATCCAGGACAAAGCTTCCTTGAACGCAATAGCTTCTGCTTCTCTCGGGCTCCACCTTCCTGCTACCTTCTTATTCTTGGTTGCCCTAAATTGTCCTTGGGCATCTCTAACAACAGCACCACAACCTATATTACTGTCCTAAAAAACCGCTGCATCAACATTAATCTTGAGCCACCCTGCATTTGGTTTTTCCCAGTGTCGAGCTGCAGTCACCTGTTGATCACCCTTACTCATCATCTGAGCTTATCTCCATTCACTTAGTAAATGTTTTGCTACAGAAACAACTCAAAAAGCAGTTCCGTTTGCCTTGCTCCAAACCCATTTATTACGCCTTCTCCACAAACTCCAACAAATCATCCCTAAAAGACCACACTGCTCTTTTGAGCAAGTATCAAAAACTCTACAAATTATAATACCAGTCGACTCATAGGATGAACACTGCAAAACTTGCCTCATCCCTACTATAGCCTATACTGTCCTCGCAAAATCACACGAGAACAGCACATGACCATCAGTTTCAGCTTCAGAATGACACCAGGGGCACATAATATCAACACTAATCCATTTTAAAACCAATGCACTTGCTGTAGGTAAGCATGATCGACATACCCTCCACAGGAAGTTAGTCACCTTTCCTGGTAGATTCAAAGCCCATAATTTAGTCCAATAACATCTATCTACATCTTCAAACTCCCCTTGCAACCAACGATAACCACTTTTTACTGTATATTCCCCTTTTTCATCAAGTATCCAGAACCAAGAATCATTCTTATCTTGAATTGGTAGTGGAatcttcttaatcaaatcagcaTCTCGACTTTGAAACAAATTATATACGATATCTTTGTCCCACTGATTACCTCCTTCCTGCATTAGATTATTCACAGTAATTTCATGAAGATGCTCATATCTTGGTGTTGTAATGTAACCATTAATCATATCTGGCAGCCAAGGAACATCCCAAACACCTGTATCTTTCCCATTTCCAATTCGTCTTCTAGTCCCTGCCTTAAGCACCTCCATAGACTCCATAATACTTCTCCAAACAAAACTTGGGTTTGCACCTGCTGTAGCATCTAACAAACTTGTTTTTGGATAGTACTTCGCTTTCATAACTGCAGAAGTTAACGGATTAGTTTCCTTGAGTAGTCGCCAACCCTGCTTAGCCAACATAGATAAGTTAAATTTCCGCAGTTCTTTAAGCCCTAACCCTCCAAACTTCTTAGGCCTACACACCTTGTTCCATGACATCCACTTCACGCCCTTACTACCACCTCCTCTCCCTCATAGAAATGCATTCATTTTTCTTTAAACCTCTTCACATATAGTTACTGGGATCAAGAACAGATTCATCCAAAAACTTGGTATTGTTTGCGCTGCTGAAGACAATAAAGTTATCTTCCCAGCTCGAGATACATCCTTTCCATACCATCCTTTCAACCTTTGCTGCACTCGATCTATAAGAAAACCAAACACTTCTGTTTTACTACTCCCCATATTCATAGGCATTCTGAGGTACTTTCCAGGTTTTTGAACTTGTCTTACCCCTAAAATTTCACAAACCTCCATCATATCCTCTTCATTTGTATTTGGACCCACCTCTGATTTCTCATAATTGATAATTTGACATGATAGAGCTTCATACCTATGCAGTACACTTTTTAAGGTTATAGCTTCCGATTTTTTGGCTTTTAGAAAAAAGTAACAATCATCTGCAAATAGAAGATGAGAGATACTTGGTGCTTTGTTCGCAATCTTACATCCGTGCAATAAACCACAGTCCTCGTGTATACAGAAATGGCGATATCGGATCTCCCTGCCGTACTCCTCTCTGGGGAATTATTTCACCAAACACATCACCATCCCTTAGAAAACTATACGAGACCGATTTCACACAATTCATCACTCTGTCAACCCATAATGTAGGAAAATCAAAACGCTGAAGCATCTCTTCAATAAAAGACCATTCCAATCTATCATACGCTTTAGAAATGTCCACCTTCAACCCAGCAACACCCACTTTACCTTGTGTTTTCCTCCGGATGTAGTGGTTCACCTCGTAAGCTATCAGCGCATTATCAGTTAAAAGCCGTCCCTCAATAAATGCACTCTGCTTCTCAGAAATAATTGCATTTAGAGTTGGTGTTAACCTATTCGCCATTACTTTAGAGAGGATTTTCATCAGCATATTACACAGTGAGATTGGTCTCAGATCAACCACCTTTTTTGGATGTTTTACCTTAGGAATTAGACACACCAGTGTACGGTTTAAACCACTCGGTAGCTCTCCATTCTGAAAAAATTCCCTGCAGAACTTAATAACATCCTGGCCTACTATCTCCCAATAAGTCTGATAAAAACCTGGATTTAAGCTATCAATACCAGGTGATTTATCTGAATGCATAGCAAAAACAGCTGCTTTAACCTCTTCATCTGCGATAGGTGTAACCAGTTTCTCCTTTTGTATGTCTGAGATTACCGGAAATTTAATCCTTGGAGATAATCTCATGCTGTCTTTAACACTACTGAATAACTCTGTAAAATATTCAGTAATAACCTCTTGAATTTCAGCGTTCTCTTCTTTCCATTCCCCATGTTTATCCTTCAGTTTCTTGATTTTGTTATGCTCTTTTCGAGTGGTTGCATATTTATGGAAAAAACTACTGTTTCTATCACCCTCCCTCAACCAAAACTGTTTGGCTCTTTGACGCCAAAAGATTTCTTGCTTCTCTAACAATCTCATGAACTGCCACCGTGCTGCATCATACTTTTGGATTTCAAATGTATCTCTCGTAGATCGGTAATGCTGCATTTCTTTTCTATACTTGCCTATCTGAACCTTCATCTCACGAATCAAGCCCCCACTCCATTCCTCCAGTTTCAACGAGCAACTCATAATTTTCTCCATCAAATCTCGTTCACCATCCTGCCTCCAGCACTCTTGTACTATGTCTCTACATTCCCTCTCTCCAatccatatattttcaaatttaaatctGCGTCGTCTTTTTTCAAATACTTTTCTATGTAACTGCAACATTAACGGTAGGTGATCAGAAGTTGTTACCTCTAAGACTGTAACCTCTGCTAATAGAAACATAATCCTCCATTGTTATGTTGCCATCCCACGATCCAATCTCTCCTGAACCCATTTATCCGTCCCTCTAGATCTATCCCAAGTAAATATATCACCAGTAAAACCCAAATCATGCAACCCAGAATCCATTATCGCATCCCAAAAGCCTTCCATTAACCTTCTTGGTTGCTGCTTTCCTCCCCTCTTCTCTTCCAACGAAACAATATCATTAAAGTCGCCCAGGATACACCACGGTAATTCTGAAGCTACAGACAATTCCCTAAGCATATTCCAAGCCTCCATTCTTCTCGCCCTCTCTGGAAAACCATAATATCCAGTATATCGCCATCTCCCTAGCTGCTCATTACTTACTTCAAAATCTATAAAATTCCTACAACTATTTGTAATATGAACTGCTCCATCGTTCCTCCATAACAAAGCAATCCCTCCTGAATGACCTTGAACATCAATTGCATAACATCCAGCAAATCCTAATTGTTTAGTAACCTTCTGCACCGTATCATGTTTAACTAGAGTCTCACTCAAGAAAATGAGACTGGGCCTATATTGTTGATCAATATCCAACAGAAGTCTGACTGTACGTGGGTTGGCCAGCCCATGACAGTTCCACGAAAGGATACTCATAATCCTTGGCGGGCCTGGTCCCCAGAACCCGCCAATATCAAGTTTTTTGGCCCAGCATTCTGTTCATTTCCACTTATCTGCATATTATCCAGCCCATCTTTAGCCTCACTCTCCGTATTGTCAACCCGCTTTCTTTTCGTATCCATAACTATATTATCGGAAGGAAACTCGTTATACTCCTCTCCCCTATCCTCATTTGTTTGTTTGTCATTCAAATTCAAACTCTTTCCCATTTTCTGTTCCCTCAAATCCCGCTGCCTAACCAGAATTCCACCAGCATCTCCACCAATCTCGCAAATCTTACCATCTACCTCCATGAATTTCGCATCACCCGGGTTGCCACCATGATTTCCCGATGAGTCACCTTGCTACTGCTTTGCACCCCAATCTTCCTTTCTTAAACCACTATTCCGAAGCCATTTCGATCCAGGATTACGTTGTCCTCCTTTTGAAGATGCACGTAGCCATACTCCATACATTTTCTCTACCACTTTCTCAGGATCCGCGTAAACCACAACACAGTCTCTATCAGAATGGCCAATAATGCCACATACGAAACAAAACGTACCCAATTTTTCATACTTAAAATTAATCCAACTccaactgtaataaccccaatttttggaaatttttgaaacccggataAATAGTATcgtttgctgacaatgctgattaagaaaaattatcagaccacgatatataggagtactgttatggaaattctaagatcgtattagtattccataaagaaaataagtgtatgtaaaagccgtcggatttcgaaaacgagcacttttatttttccccgaagatttccaccagacattaagggatttaagaaattaatattaagatgaaggattttaaattcaaggattataaaggagaattaatttaggtattaaaaataccaggaagattttatcaataaaagcattaaggtatttaaccaaacgatcaacgagattgagtgataatcggacaaagaaatgaataacgactcttgtaaatacctttgcaagtggcaagacaagtggatggttgatcaaacaagaaaccaagtgatagttaggaaggaatgactagttaattatatagttaactagggatgatctcatctcaccacaaatcaccaacacatggcaaatggtgagataatcttccactaactcctttgtttattattaacctaacaaaatatcaagacaacccatcattatccaccacattattccaccaccacaagaaagcaaaagcatttcctcccccatttccattgctctcggccaaaacagaaccagcacattaaaactgttgtatctccttcatttctcactcaaatgttgtgttctatagctcgttggaaaggtatagagatggcctacaactcttgttcacaagtcttatccagataagcaaggtaagaccctcatttttacatttCTTTCAATCGggcttttagaaacttcaaagcctaactttgtgttcttgatttctttggaaagatcaagcttgtaggaggctccctaaggcatcctagcaacttaacacctcccaaggaaggtataaatttcaaaacctagcctttaatttatttgttattaagtttaatggttggttttgtgaaatgagaagcaaggattgtgattattagtagtttggtttgattcAGAAGTATTTTgataattgaagcttgattatagttcataggtcttgattgtggttgtttgagttaaaaaacttggaggttatggactgatgtggtatggtttaggtgaagttttgttgtattgatggttatgagttggttggtggttaattggagtagtttaaacattggttatcgcgtaaacatagccgtcgtactgcccatttttattcaactgcttgttcttagtgttcaggaaagaaaacttaacaaacaatctgtaacattaccatttttagctagagcgtgtcgtaagcttcgttttgatatgtggatcgcttggttccgatgtacggtttaggagaaccgaccgttttaagtaacggcgtttcgcgaacgaatctttacccctcactttactttgagaccttgtttaagtcccctaaaagactaattggattacgaaaaaTTATGTAAGGtagattaggaagttggtagagtactcgcgaaatattcgccttaaaattcgtaacgattaatttattaaaattggtggagccgagggtgtgcgaacgattaacgcagatcgttaagcgtataagcgaacgttagagtctaagtggataaagtctagtttcttaagcgaccgtggtttaattcaggcttatgttgttgttcataggttactggacccactctaaacttaagtctaccccggagcactcaggcaagttttctacccgttatactgttgttgtgatgtatatatgtatatgcattatcttgtgataagtgcatgattgttattagcaaatcttgcgatatattggagcatgctgatatggtatatatgcatgtctgtttcgtaatcttgatatctaattgttgattcaattgcttataagttgcataatatctatgctagagataagcagtagttgcgtatacccttagtataggggacccaaaggtgaacatatttctaaaccgggagtcgatgttcccgagtataatatatatatatatatatatatatacagatatagttttcaaaactattaatcgaataaggtttattcgataactttattttatttaatgaatattattttgaatattcattcgaggacttatgactccgcttattttatccaatgaatattattttgaatattcattcgaggacttatgactctgcttattttatttaatgaacattattttgaaaattcattcaggacttatgactccgcttattttatttaatgaatattattttgaatattcattcgaggacttatgactacgctcattttattaaataatattctttattttattaaagaataatgtttcgataatcaaactaattttcgattattcaaataaagatcgtactttcgtataagtatatctttggttatttattattcatttcaagtatgagttttaaaacttctacttccattatttttatagagattatcctttatgggaatattatttaaataataatattcagatattttctaatatattgggactgatttatttcattaaatcagcattactccaaacattcttaaaaatgttttcgagtcttcaaaatgatttttaaaggttagagcggatcccaaaactcgttttcaaatttaagatcttcctttttgaaggggacttgaatactcgctcaaaaatctaagggatccggctctgtggtgaaTTTTATATTCGTagcgaggttgctgttttgataaatgaattgattacttacccaacgttcgggaagtaagtccatctatttgagtcgacataagcaacatgggctcagtgagtgtccatgaaagtataagtggctcagtgggagtccatcaatgtgtaagtggctgagtggcagtccagcatataggtcctaatgcggccagggtgatgaccagtggggaattcgtccatctactagtagaaaaggttacttattggtatctttgcctgatcagcaagatatcaggtttatgccaaggttttcttctttccaaattcattggatattataactctgtttttatttttcataacagaggtttctgaggaaagtatgagatatatatataggtgtatatatatatatatcgggacttaatgaagtatcccgtaacttcatttcttttgaataatatttcaaagattgaatctattcaaatcttatcttgtagtctcatctatgtgatgaacttttgaactggttataccttgaacggtggtagttcaagtagtattcggaaaagatataagtatattggagtatcttgtaacttcatcttttcaacttatatctagtaaatgattatcttatgcatgacaaagattttcagaaaaatgttgagacaaggttagatatatgagatcaccttgtaacgatattttatatagttatacactggaactctgtgtgtattatgcatggaagaggactttcaagatttgggaagtatatatgtatatatatactaaatatttttcgactttgtcgcattaagatttcaaacttggttcatttcttcttgaccaagactttcatgagtactatgagaatgctcatatattgtaaattattatacatattatttcggtgggcttgttactcacccttgctttcttctttcatcacacaacaacagatagacaagatgagcatgaccaagctcccaattcgtgagcggataggaaacgttccgcagtttcctgtaggcgttgatgccgttgtggctgaggtaggagctaccaataggctaggctttcaacttttgatgtaccagacttatgtatattattaattgtaataatggcaaagaatatgtaaatttattcagaaacccttttgaggtgtaatgacttataattgtggaataaaatgacttgtgttatttttgttattcatttctgagactataacttgtggtgtgtgtgtatattgtggggtcacagtactcagtagttggttgactgttaagattaagtattgataagggaaatggaactcgtgacaacccgaatccctgaccccagatttgggggtgttacagaaatggtatcagagctaagcgttataaacctcagagatgatgtgacgttaaaataataagttcactaagataataagaactcttgccaagttcatagtcggactacctaacgtagtactgacagttaaaacccttatgggaacccttataaatatcgtggtaaaagcgtagttcgttatcgtatatggtagcgggactccgaaccctgaggttgaggagcaacatcgcgatgatgttttactacatattggggatcagattgtggatccgatagagtgtcctaacaagggaccggatgatgttcatattgaggatgtagcggttgtGGATGTTGTcttagaagggattgttgctgaggaggatcccattggggatcctgacaagaatgaataaaggaccactgaggaattgataaccatggttagggaatctactagaggtaggattggtcggtcactaccggaggttcgttcaagttcgtaaagatagtagcccctttaacgcggcttactcataagactgagaagttcgaatggacagagaaatgcgagaacagctttcaagaactgaagcaaaggttggtgacggctcctatgttggcgttaccggatggaaaaggagattttgtgatttatattgacgcttcgcataaggaattagggtgcttcttatacagcacaacaaggtaatcgcgtacgcgtcaagataattaagagAATATGAAAATCCAATATcctacccatgagcttgggctcatggcaatagttttgccctaaagattggaggcactacttgtatggagagaagtgcgagatttacacaagccataagtgctctagtacattttaacgcagaaagtgctcaacatgcgccagaggaggtggttagagctaatcaaggattacgattatgagattctttatcatccagggaaagccaaaatggtggctaatgcccttagtagaaaggagagactcaagatgataatgtctttgggagagttgataagagatttcgagaaagtggaaatagaagtaaaggtaatcggagccagaactgaaaagctgtttaagattgtaatacagcccgaattattgaaaaagatcatattgtgccaagaaaaagtaatgaatgaaggcagagagtcaatgactggagaagagatccatatcaagaaagaaagaacccatgacataatgaaatggaaaacaaggattttaacgtataagataaccctgattatgggggaaggatgaaacatttcatatcgagaaaacaaaagtcgagcaagatagggaaaCCAGGACAGTAcacctatggggcaattcatggagctgcctaaacagaacttatacttttaccccccaaccaccaccctgaggaaacaatgtagtgggaaattcttttaggacctttaagtcgctaagctctcagtgttccaaggaacaagttgacccaatcaaggcaagagcctgcctaaaggaaatataggaatcatttgagattctaaatgattgacgaagcgaaAAAGAATGTTTTtttcacttaccttcctaagagagaggccacccgttggtgaaa
The DNA window shown above is from Apium graveolens cultivar Ventura unplaced genomic scaffold, ASM990537v1 ctg3370, whole genome shotgun sequence and carries:
- the LOC141701117 gene encoding uncharacterized protein LOC141701117 encodes the protein MSILSWNCHGLANPRTVRLLLDIDQQYRPSLIFLSETLVKHDTVQKVTKQLGFAGCYAIDVQGHSGGIALLWRNDGAVHITNSCRNFIDFEVSNEQLGRWRYTGYYGFPERARRMEAWNMLRELSVASELPWCILGDFNDIVSLEEKRGGKQQPRRLMEGFWDAIMDSGLHDLGFTGDIFTWDRSRGTDKWVQERLDRGMLHRKVFEKRRRRFKFENIWIGERECRDIVQECWRQDGERDLMEKIMSCSLKLEEWSGGLIREMKVQIGKYRKEMQHYRSTRDTFEIQKYDAARWQFMRLLEKQEIFWRQRAKQFWLREGDRNSSFFHKYATTRKEHNKIKKLKDKHGEWKEENAEIQEVITEYFTELFSSVKDSMRLSPRIKFPVISDIQKEKLVTPIADEEVKAAVFAMHSDKSPGIDSLNPGFYQTYWEIVGQDVIKFCREFFQNGELPSGLNRTLVCLIPKVKHPKKVVDLRPISLCNMLMKILSKVMANRLTPTLNAIISEKQSAFIEGRLLTDNALIAYEVNHYIRRKTQGKVGVAGLKVDISKAYDRLEWSFIEEMLQRFDFPTLWVDRVMNCVKSVSYSFLRDGDVFGEIIPQRGVRQGDPISPFLYTRGLWFIARMYEALSCQIINYEKSEVGPNTNEEDMMEVCEILGVRQVQKPGKYLRMPMNMGSSKTEVFGFLIDRVQQRLKGWYGKDVSRAGKITLLSSAAQTIPSFWMNLFLIPVTICEEV